In Cedecea neteri, a single genomic region encodes these proteins:
- the pdxB gene encoding 4-phosphoerythronate dehydrogenase PdxB, with translation MKILVDENMPYARELFSRLGEVTAVPGRPIPVDALTDADALMVRSVTKVNAELLDGKGIKFVGTATAGTDHVDEAYLQSAGVAFSAAPGCNAIAVVEYVFSSLLMLAERDGFELRNRTIGIVGVGNVGSRLQARLEAWGVRTLLCDPPRADRGDEGDFVSLETLVQEADVITFHTPLFKSGEYKTLHLADEALISRLKPGAILINACRGPVVDNNALLKCLKAGQNLSVVLDVWEPEPDLNVELLDKVDIGTAHIAGYTLEGKARGTTQVFEAFSDFIGQSQKVALDSLLPAPEFGRITLAGPLDQPTLKRLVHLVYDVRRDDAPLRKVAGQPGEFDKLRKNYLERREWSSLYVQCDDADAAGMLQKLGFSAAHHPLR, from the coding sequence GTGAAAATCCTCGTTGATGAAAATATGCCCTATGCCCGCGAGCTTTTCAGCCGCCTGGGCGAGGTAACTGCCGTGCCGGGGCGTCCGATTCCGGTGGATGCGTTGACGGATGCTGACGCGTTGATGGTTCGTTCGGTCACCAAAGTGAATGCCGAACTGCTGGACGGTAAAGGGATTAAATTTGTCGGGACGGCCACGGCCGGAACCGATCACGTTGATGAAGCGTATTTGCAAAGTGCCGGGGTGGCTTTCTCTGCGGCTCCTGGGTGCAACGCGATTGCCGTGGTTGAGTATGTGTTCTCCTCTTTACTGATGCTGGCCGAGCGCGATGGTTTTGAGCTGAGAAACCGGACCATCGGTATCGTCGGCGTCGGTAATGTCGGTTCCCGTCTTCAGGCACGTCTGGAAGCCTGGGGCGTACGCACCTTACTGTGCGATCCGCCGCGCGCCGATCGCGGTGACGAAGGCGATTTCGTTTCGCTGGAAACGCTGGTGCAGGAAGCCGACGTCATCACCTTCCATACGCCGCTGTTTAAATCCGGCGAGTATAAAACGCTGCATCTGGCAGATGAGGCGCTGATTAGCCGCCTGAAGCCTGGCGCTATTCTGATTAATGCCTGTCGTGGCCCGGTAGTGGACAACAACGCATTGCTGAAATGCTTAAAAGCGGGGCAGAATCTCAGCGTTGTGCTGGACGTCTGGGAGCCGGAGCCGGATCTCAACGTCGAGTTGCTCGACAAGGTGGATATTGGCACGGCGCACATTGCGGGCTACACGCTTGAAGGTAAGGCTCGTGGTACGACACAGGTCTTTGAAGCCTTCAGCGATTTTATCGGGCAGTCTCAGAAAGTGGCGCTGGATTCACTGCTGCCTGCGCCCGAATTTGGCCGCATTACGCTGGCAGGCCCGCTCGATCAGCCCACGCTCAAAAGACTGGTGCATCTGGTGTATGATGTGCGCCGCGACGACGCGCCGCTGCGGAAAGTAGCCGGTCAGCCTGGCGAATTCGACAAGCTGCGTAAGAACTACCTTGAGCGCCGCGAGTGGTCATCGCTGTATGTGCAGTGTGATGATGCCGACGCGGCAGGCATGCTGCAAAAACTTGGCTTTAGCGCGGCACATCACCCGCTTCGCTAA
- the flk gene encoding flagella biosynthesis regulator Flk, which produces MQPIQGATPRPPGEPPSAPSAAGEQPLSTQQRTVLERLITRIIALSQQQSAEVWAGLKHDLGLKSETPLLSRHFPAAEQNLNQRLTSAQTTLATRQIIQQLSDLLPQGNNRQAVSDFIRQQFGQTALSQLTPDQLKTVLTLLQNNQLAIPQPQQRPATDRPLLPAEHNSLNQLVTKLAAATGESGKQIWQSMLELSGVKTGELIPAKHFALLTTWLQARQTLSQQSAPTMHSVQAALKQPLEPQEWKEMVDYSQQRFQATPQTVLTTAQVQDILNQVFLKRAERQPATIEVRDIQPIYNPMFSAIIEPIKALSARPGLALIALVVVMILLWLVI; this is translated from the coding sequence ATGCAACCCATTCAGGGCGCCACGCCGCGTCCTCCGGGGGAACCTCCCTCCGCACCTTCTGCTGCCGGTGAACAGCCGCTTTCCACCCAGCAACGTACCGTGCTGGAGCGTTTGATCACCCGGATCATCGCGCTTAGTCAACAGCAGAGCGCTGAAGTGTGGGCGGGCCTTAAGCACGATCTGGGACTCAAAAGCGAGACGCCGCTGCTGTCCCGGCATTTTCCTGCCGCTGAGCAAAACCTGAATCAGCGCCTGACCAGCGCGCAAACCACGTTGGCAACGCGTCAGATCATTCAGCAACTGAGCGATTTACTGCCCCAGGGCAATAATCGACAGGCGGTGAGCGACTTTATCCGCCAGCAGTTTGGCCAGACGGCGCTGAGCCAGCTCACGCCGGATCAGCTCAAAACCGTGCTGACGCTGCTGCAAAACAACCAGCTCGCCATTCCTCAGCCGCAGCAGCGCCCGGCCACCGACCGCCCACTTCTGCCCGCCGAGCACAACAGCCTGAACCAGCTTGTCACCAAACTCGCCGCTGCGACGGGCGAGTCCGGCAAGCAAATATGGCAGTCAATGCTGGAGCTTTCCGGCGTGAAAACCGGCGAACTCATTCCAGCTAAGCACTTTGCTTTGCTGACAACCTGGCTCCAGGCGAGGCAAACGCTGAGCCAGCAGTCCGCCCCTACTATGCACAGCGTGCAGGCCGCACTGAAGCAGCCGCTTGAGCCGCAGGAGTGGAAAGAGATGGTGGATTACAGCCAGCAGCGCTTCCAGGCCACGCCGCAAACGGTACTGACGACCGCGCAGGTGCAGGACATTCTCAATCAGGTGTTTTTAAAACGCGCCGAGCGCCAGCCAGCTACGATTGAAGTGCGTGATATTCAGCCGATCTACAACCCGATGTTCAGCGCAATTATCGAGCCAATAAAGGCGCTGAGCGCGAGACCGGGCCTGGCGTTGATTGCGTTGGTCGTGGTGATGATTTTGCTCTGGCTGGTGATCTAG